In one window of Acidimicrobiales bacterium DNA:
- a CDS encoding winged helix-turn-helix transcriptional regulator has protein sequence MRRREEGRSDGGWTFVTNHFVVLFCLAEDPGLRMADVAERVGITERAVQGIVADLVEAGYLTKTRVGRRNHYEIRKGMPMRHLEIQHRQLGEVLRVLGGDGADAGPEPDGATKGA, from the coding sequence ATGCGCCGGCGCGAAGAGGGCCGTTCCGACGGCGGGTGGACGTTCGTCACCAACCACTTCGTCGTCCTGTTCTGCCTGGCCGAGGACCCGGGGCTGCGCATGGCCGACGTGGCCGAGCGGGTCGGCATCACCGAGCGGGCCGTGCAGGGGATCGTCGCCGACCTGGTCGAGGCCGGCTACCTGACCAAGACCCGGGTGGGCCGGCGCAACCACTACGAGATCCGCAAGGGCATGCCCATGCGCCACCTCGAGATCCAGCACCGCCAGCTCGGCGAGGTGCTGCGGGTGCTCGGGGGCGACGGGGCCGACGCCGGGCCCGAGCCCGACGGGGCGACGAAGGGCGCCTGA